One Diadema setosum chromosome 8, eeDiaSeto1, whole genome shotgun sequence genomic window carries:
- the LOC140231475 gene encoding uncharacterized protein, translated as MTKTSQKRSRSEEEETDDIFPRTKRREFYRNENRSAACEDQPDGGRQTHPSQVASTSTSPLQGHQSHHAPPSFSASLPAGSSAQKRLPLTSADITATLQNTHLDHPGHSHSSGLPPVDEHCPPLAEKETGSLLSLHDPSIGLLPDVVHQTSEEYYSRINRLLRTAHFEKLKRIGDPSLQNANEGDTFH; from the exons ATGACGAAAACTAG ccagaAGCGCTCTAGGAGCGAGGAGGAAGAGACGGATGATATTTTCCCAAGAACAAAGCGGAGAGAGTTTTACAG GAATGAGAACCGTAGTGCAGCGTGTGAAGACCAACCTGATGGAGGCAGACAGACACACCCTTCTCAG GTGGCATCCACTTCCACTTCGCCACTGCAGGGGCACCAAAGCCACCACGCCCCTCCCTCATTCTCTGCCAGCTTACCCGCTGGTAGCTCCGCCCAGAAACGTCTTCCACTGACCAGTGCGGACATCACGGCCACGCTTCAGAACACCCACCTGGACCACCCGGGCCACTCGCACTCTTCAGGGCTTCCACCTGTCGACGAACACTGCCCTCCGCTGGCAGAGAAAGAGACAGGCTCCCTCCTATCGCTTCATGATCCATCGATAGGACTACTCCCGGACGTCGTACACCAAACTTCTGAGGAGTATTACTCTCGCATCAATAGGTTGCTACGCACGGCTCATTTCGAGAAGTTAAAACGAATCGGGGATCCCAGCCTCCAGAATGCCAATGAAGGGGACACTTTCCACTGA